GTATTGGCATAACGCGAGTCGCTCGGAATTCTGATACTTCTCACTGGCGCTCACATTCTTATACAGCAATTCGGCAGCTTGCCACAGCCCCTCTTGAAACAGGCCTTCAGCCACTTCGAACAACATGGGAGCATAGACCAGATTCTCTAGCAGATTCTGAACCACCTGTTCAACGCAATCCAGACGGCCCAGCTCAGCTGAGCGCACAAGAAAAGGCCGCAGACGCCGCCAGGTAGGTGACGAGAAATAGAAACATTCATCCACGTATAAGCTGTAGAAATGATCCTCAGGCAGATCCATCGCCTTGGTGATTCGCTCCAAATGGTTCATAGCAATGGGCTGGTGACCACTAAGTATCCGGCTGAGCGTTCCTGAATTAATTCCGGATTGGCCCGAGAATTGATTAATAGGCATTCCCTTCTGCGACAAATACAACGCTAATTGATCGCGAACCATAGTTCTAATAGGGACCATGCAAACACCACCTAACTGGAATCCAAAAATTATTTGTTTGTTGTATAGTTGTAATAATATGTCACATTATTCCAATGGTCAATAACATAGGATACTACAGATTAGTCTAATCCGTGAACTACAGGCAACCCGTTTGCCATGAGGGCAAAAAAATAGAGACCCTATTGGTCTCATAAGGTCTCTGTCGTCCCGGTATCACAATTGCAAAGCCGCTGCCTCTACTGTTCCCCCTGCTTCACCCACTGCGGAACCAGCGCTTAATCTGCTCCAGCGAACCCTTCGCTTCCGGGCCATTGTAGCCGAAGGCATTGCCAATCATCTTGATATATTCGTTAAAAGTCGTCTCCCGGCTATACCGGTCACTCCACCACGCCTTCGCGTTATAGCCCGAGTCCGCCCCGATATAAGTCAGCTCAATCCCCGACTTCTTATACACATGATCGAAGATAAACTTCACCCGCCGCATATGAAAATCCGACGACACCACAATCGCCGACTTGAATCCCTTCTGCTGCATGATCGGGAGCGTGAACTGCGCGTTCTGGTAGGTGCTCTCGGCAGCGTCCTCGGTAAGAATGGCAGATTCCGGGATGCCCAAGGAGAGGGCCGTTTCGCGCATGTCACCGGCAAAGCCGGCCCCCTCCTTAGCGTTAGACAGCAGGAGCTGCGGCGCATAGCCTTTTTGAAACAGCTTAACCCCTTGTTCCACCCGGCCTCCCCCTCCACTGAGGATGATGATTACGTCCGCTTGCTTCGGAGCCTCGGATACGGGAAGGAAACGCCCTGCGCACAGGAGCAGCAAGACCATTAACAGAAGGGACAAGTACAGAAAGAGAATTCTTTTTCTGCGCTTGCCCATCTTCGTTCTAATTGGGTTACGGCTCATAATCTAATTCCTGTACTCGCCGCTAAGAATCTGTTCCCACCACTGTGCATTCTCCGTATACCACTGGATGGTCTGCGCGATTCCTGTTTCGAAGGTATACGTAGGCTTCCAGCCCAATCTCTCCAGCTTAGCCGGATCAATCGCATAACGTTTATCATGACCCAGCCGGTCGGCAACGAATTCAATCAAATCCTCAGATTTCCCCAAGGTATGAATAATCGTCTTCACAACCTCAAGATTGGTGCGTTCATTATGCCCGCCTACGTTGTACACCTCACCGCTTACGCCCTCATGCAGCACCAGGTCAATCGCAGCACAATGATCCCATACATGCAGCCAATCCCGGATATTCGCCCCATCTCCATAGACAGGAACCTTCTGTTCATTCAGGACCTTAGAAATCGTCAGGGGAATGAGCTTCTCCGGGAAATGGTACGGGCCATAATTATTGGAGCAACGGGTAATGTTCATCGGCAAGCCGAAGGTCTCGTGATACGCACGGACTAACAGATCGGAAGACGCTTTGCTTGCGCTATAAGGGCTGTTAGGCTGCAATGGCGTTTCTTCTGTGAAGAATACAGCAGGGTCCCAGTCCAGCTCACCATACACCTCATCCGTAGACACATGAACGAACTTGGTCACTCCAATCGCACGGGAAGCCTCCAGCAGCACCTGGGTTCCCATCACATTCGTACGGACGAATACCGCTGGATCTGTAATCGAACGATCCACATGACTCTCGGCTGCGAAATGAACTACATAATCAAATCGCTCTTGTTCAAAAAGAGACTGAATAGCCTCACGGTCAGCAATATCCGCCTGGATGAAGTGGTAGTTATCCCGATCTTCAATCTCCTTGTGCTTGGAGAGGTCACCCGCATAGGTCAACAGATCCAGGTTATAGACATCGTAATCGGAGTACTTGTCGATCATGTACTGTACGAAATTCCCGCCAATGAAACCGGCACCTCCGGTAACCAGCATTTTCTTTCTATTCATCAATTACACCTCAGAATCATCTGTTTGTATCGCGTAAGTTGAGTACCCTTAACAAGTGGGCCTGTTAGAAATCTACCTTCTTAAATAATGAGGAAGTTCATGCTCCTTCAACAAGCATAAATTAACTTTTCATTAAATCGTTTAAAGACCTCTCAACTCTAAATTTATTTCAAAATTTTAATTGTCCGTATCAACCCTGTTCGCAAATCATATTCAGGATACCACCCTAATTTTTCCAATTTTTCAGAATTTAAAACTGATCTCGTCACTGGATTAAAACTTGCCTTTTCAACCTCATCTGGTAATTTAAATATGACTTTCTTACCTGAAATATCCGCTATACATTCAGCTAATTCACGTATAGTTATATTTGATTTTGAATTTGCAATATTATAAGCATTTCCATTTTCGCCCTTTAAAAGAATAGTTAATATACCAGAAACACAATCTGCAACATGGCAATATGATCGTAACTGAGAACCTTGACTTTTCATTATAATATCATTACCAGCAAGGACTTCATTTATGAAATGGGAGGATGCTCTATTATCATTCAAAGTCAAAGTAGGCCCAAATATATGACATGGCCTAGCTATAATTGTATCCAAACCATATTGTTGAGAATATGAAGCACAAAGTGTTTCAGCAGCCCTTTTTCCATTCGGATAACATGATCTAAAATTAGTGCTATCAACTTCACCACTGTATGTTTCTAAAAACTCAATTATATTTTCCGCACCTTGTCCATAGACTTCACCTGAAGAAACAAATAAAAATCTTTCTAATTTACTTCGTCTTGCATATTCTAATAGGTTATACGTACCCCAAATATTCCCCATTATTGTACCAACAGGATCTTTTGAGAACAAATCAGGATATGCATTACTTGCAGCATGAATAATATAATCAAATTTATCGCTACATAAAAGAGGAAGATTCACATCTTGCTCGATAATATGAAAATTTGTATTTCTATAATGTGTTTCAAATCTTTTCCTCAACCTATCTTCACTTCTACCCATAACAAATATATTAATGTTATAAGCACGCTCTTCATTACAAAACATTAAAATATCGGATAAAAACGAACCAATCATACCAGAAGCCCCTGTTATGAGTACATTACAGCCATCTAACTTTTCAAAAGGAATATTGCTTTGTAACACAGTTCTCATATCAATTTTATAATCATTATTATTATACAGCATATGCCCTCACCTACTTCAGCCAATCAGAATTCTTAGTACTTAAGAGTGCCTTGAAAATTTCAATATCATCTATAGTAGTCAATTTTATGTTTTTTTCAGAACCAGCAGAAAAATGTACTTGATGACCTAATTCAATCATTAAAGTACAAGATGCTACTGAATTAGTAATTCCTCTTCTCAAAGCTTCCTTATGTACTTTTGCTAGTTTCCCCAGAGGAAATGCTTGTGGAGTCTGAGTCCTCATTATTTTTTCACGATCATATATTGAATTAGAAAAGACTTTACTTTCAGTTTCAAGTAATGCTTCAGCGCAAGAAATTGATGTCACGGCCGAGCCATGCAATCTACAAACTGCTATATTATCTGAAATAATTTCTTCTGAAACCATCGGCCGAATCGCATCATGGACTAAAACAATATCTTCATCGGCAAAATCTTCTTTGATAACAACAAGTCCATTATAGATAGAAGCTTGTCCTGTTTCACCACCAGATACTATACCTGCTAATTTTGTTATATTAAATTGTTTAGCATAAGCTCTTAAGATTTCATGCCAACCATCTATGCAAACTACATATATAGCATCAAGATCAGGGTGATTTTGAAAAACTTCTAACGTATATATAATTACAGGTTTATTTCGAACATTAATAAATTGTTTAGGAATATCTTGATTCATCCGTTGCCCACTACCACCGGCTATTATTAGGGCTATATTCAAAGTTAACTCCTCCTTTACTTTATCCAAAACGCTTCAAATGCATGGTGTGAAATCTGTTTTTCTTTTGGTGGTAACTTCATATATTCTCCGTATATACTTGTTAGCCATTCATGATATCCAATAGGCACATTATAATATTCACCTTCAAATTGCATCGGTATTACTTCACTAAAAATATTGTTTGATACAACTTCGCATTCTCCATACCCCCAAACAATTACTCCCATTGAGTTCGTATTGGTGTTTATATACCCCTTTGCTATTTTATTGATACTTGAGGAAAGATAACTAGATTTTTCGAATTTATATATTAACTTACCGATTAGAAGAATTGTATTTTTAAAAAAACTTCTGTTTTTATTGATCCTAATTAATTTAAGACTTAACTTATTTCTATATCTACGAATGCTGTTTAATAATTTCAATTGATCCACTTTTTTATCTGGTAAGATATCAACAGGAAAAATATCAATATTTACTCCTATTTTTAAATCCTCGTCAATAAATTCTTTTATAATAGTTTTAACAAACGATATTTTTGCGAACGGATAAGGATAGTCACTCGTATTATCTGAAGTATGAACTTTGAACAAATCGTTATAACCATTAAATTTTTTGATAAACTTGTCATAATCTGCTCTCAGTAATGCAACATCAATATCATCGTCCCAAGGTATATATCCCTGATGCCTAACCGCTCCAATTAGTGTACCACCACATAAAAAATAATCCATTTCATTTTCTTTACAGAATTCCACAAAGATATTGAGTATTTTGATTTGAATTTTTTTCAATTCATTAACCTCTATTTTATTCATTACGTCTCCTCTAATAACAAACTTTTAATTTTATCGCTTATATTTGTAGTCTTTCTTGAGTATAGTCATTTTGAAACTTAAGTTTCCCAAGAATACACAAGAGAAACATGATTTAAGATCATCTCCAACCTCGTTTACCTTGGTTATTTTGATCAAATAGACAGCATACTGAAGCCTTAGTAAAATAGTTGTAGGCAAGGTTAATCCATTGATCACACTGACTTTTGCCCCCCTAAAAACGCTACTTCACAACAGGCGATAAAGAACTACCATTTAAGACATTGGACAAAAGTTATTTAATATCTAATAGTTCAACTATTTTCTCCGATACAAATTCAGGCGTAGCTTCGTAAAACAACTTTCTTACCTCGCTAAAATCTAACGGAGGAATCATTGAATATTGCTTAACAAAATTCATGATCTCTCTCTTATTTTCTTCTAGAAGTAATTTATTTTGATTAATACAGCAGGAATACGGATATTTACTTAAAATGTCAATTACAGGGTCATTGTGATCGTTATATAAATGGATAATCGGCTTGCCACATGACATGTATTCATATACTTTACTGGGCTTTTGAGTAATATCAATATTTCCGATCGATAATAAAAAATCAGCCGACTTTAAAGCTTGATGAGCTATCTTAGTTTCAACACTTCCATAATTTATTATTTGTTGAGGATGTTTGTTAACGAACTGATCAACTAGCCCCTCGCAATTCCCAACAATATACATATGTAAAACATAATCAGAATTTTCTTCCATACATAATGAAAAAAGTTCTAAAGTATATTTCGGCGAACGCATATTGTGGTTTAAAGAGCCAGCATATACGAAATGAATTTTATTATCGGCAAATTTACCAGTTGAAATTTCATCTATTGGTTTTAATGAGGGAATTTCAGAAATATATATTTTTCTAGAATAATCACTAAAGTATTTCTCTATGTGCCCTTGCCAATCACTTGTGGCTATAATTTTTGTGCTACTATCCATCATCCACTTTTCTAGAGCTAAATGTTTTTTAAATTTTATTTTAAGATTCCATTTAGTTCTATGTAACGTATTACTTATGCTGAATTTATCGAATAAATAAGGAACAATATCTGTAGAGTTATCTATATTTTTTTTATAGGTTAGAGCAGCAACCACACTTTCATAAGGAAAGCAAACGGGTATTATAATATCAATTTTTTTTTCTAAATTAGCTAATGCCAGAACAAACTTATTTACAGAGTTATATTCTATATTTTCTTTTTTTAAAAGAGCACTTAAGTATCTAAAAGTTCTATTAAAAAAAACATGTGAGTAAATCACTTTTTTCTTTAGTAATTTTTTCTCATTTCTCAATAAAAACCTATTTTCATTTCTCTTTTTAATGTCTTTTGTTTCAATTCTGATTATAGATTGCCCATCATAGACCTCAAGTTCATTTTGAATGTATTCACTTTTCTCACAGATAACCGTAACTTGATATTTTAGTTTTAAAAAATCTATTATATTTTTGACACATAGTCCATTTGCAGAATAGTTCGGGTAATAATTACCAAGGATAAAAACTATATGTTTATTTTCCATTATAATCTCTCCACATAGAATCAGTTTTGTATACAACAAAAAAACACATTGGTATTCAGTCTTGATTGAGAATTCAAAATTTAATAAGTTCTTAAAGGAGTTTCAAAATAAACCTTCTTGAATTAGCAAATATTAAACCCGTTTAAAAATTCTATTCAATAATGAACGATTCTTATAAACCATAATAACCAAAAAACAAAAATATAAAATAAATGATATTTTCATATTTAATAAAAACGTTAGTATGGAGAATAGAAAAATATATAATGCTTCAAATACAATTCCTTTATAATTTTTCAATTTGAGTATTCTTCTTAGATATACTTCTGTTGAATAACATCTATACGCCATTACAATTAGTGTACAAACCGCTATACTCATTACACTTTCTGTTAAAGGAAATGCTATAACTGCCATAACTGTAAACAGTAAAACACTACTAATATTAGCCTTCATCATCTCAGTTTCTTTTCTTAAGACCTTATAAAAGGTATTATTTAATAATTGCATCTTCGCCTGAAGAATAATTACTCCGAATAAGATATTTAAATATTTTAAAACAGGCAAATATTTCGGTAGATACATAAATATTAATAGTGAAGATAAAAAATATAAAACAGGTACTATTATGCTAAAGCTTTGTAGGAATGTATTTATTTTTTCATAATAGAATGGATAGTTTTTATCATTTAATCTTTTCAAAGTGGGATAAGCAAGCATACTAATAGATGAAATTAATACCAAAACCAAATTTGTAATTGTAATTCCAAGAGAATAGTAAGAATAATCTTCTATATTCCCAAAAAATTCAACAATAATTCTTCCTATACCAGTTACTAGCATTCCCATTAATTGTGCTAACATTAATTGAATGCCTACTGAAACATTGGCTTTATACTCCTCTAATCCTTCTCTTAATCCTGTAATGCGTCCAAACCACAATTCTTTACAATACAGCATCATACCAATTACTGTTACAACTTTAGCGAAAAGATCTATAATAATTAAGATCTCGAAGTTAATATTCCTAAAAAGGATCATCCCAAAAGTCCCCAGAACGAAAATTATTTGCGGGAAAATCACAAAAAAACTATATTTTTTCATTTGGTTCGTTATTTGCATTACGTAGATGAATACTCCATTTAGTCCAAGCACAAAAATATTAATACTTACAAAAATCATTGAAAATTGTTTATTAGGATCATTAATTAAACTCGAAAAAATCAAGGCTATTATAAAAAATAGAAAAATTACAATGCTATGAATTTGAATAGCAATCTTTAATCTCGTATGGGGAAGTTTTTCATACTGATAATCACCATATCTCAAATAAATTCCGTCATTAAATCCTAATGCAAAAATCCCTACATAAGAAGCATAAAATAAATAAATCTGCCAAAATCCAAACCCTTGTACAGTCAGAATCATAGGTATAAATAACGACTTTATAAAACTGAGTAATAAAACCAATAGTTGAGAAGAAAATACATATTTAAAGTTTTTAAAAGATCTTTTCAAAACACCATCCATTTAGTTTATTCAAAGCAAAAGCAATTCTATTTAGTAGAACTACCCGCTAGCCCCTTCTTTTAATTTTCGACTTATAAAACCAATAAATATTTATTCCCCAGAATGCCATAAATGTTGATGGCATAGACAGTACTTGATTATTGCAAGAAAAATAAAAAAAACATATAAATAATAGACATAGTATTACTGATGTTATTGAATCTTTCTGTACAATACTTTTGTAACAGACAACGGCAAAGTATTTTCCCAAATAAAACATAATAATCAACACACCAAGAAATGAAAAGTCATTTGCAAGCCAAGTGTAAATACTATGCCAGTTAACAAATGGATTCCAGCCCTCATAAGCTAATCTAGCTTGAAATGTATTTTTCCATATATCTTTACTTAGTAACCCTTCAAAATTAGATATTAGAAAATATGAATTACCCACTCCGAACATAGGTATATAAGGTTCATCCAATGCTAAAGATAATCCATAATAGCCTTGTGTTAGATAAGAGGTTACATAGATGACTAAAGGATGTAGTGTTTCCGGCATTATTTTCATAATTGGAGATTTGGTGTTTATTATTGTATTATTTGTAATAGCAGAAACAGTTCCATAATTATTATTTATTCTAGAAGAAATATTATTTTGGAAAACAGATAGTCCAATAATCACTAAAATCATAGCAATAATAGTAACAGCAACAACTTTTCTTTTCCTTGCTTTGATTTTATTAGAAAGATGAAAGGATTTTTGAAGCTGTTTTAGGAAAAGTACCGACAAAATAATTAGAATTAAATCAATAATTCCTTTATTAGTTCCAGTAGATATCCAACGTACTGATTCAATTATTATTGTGAGTAGCACTAACCCTTTATTGAAAACATTTATTTTTTTAAAATATATAATGGACAAAGGGAGAACAGGCCATAAAAAAGGGGCTGTAAGTGTAGACAGTGGAGCAAGAATATTCCCTCCAAATAAATTTTCAGAATTAACTTTAGAGTCATATTGTAATCCAGGGTTTTCCAATCCATTCAGAAATTCATTCCAGAGATTGTTGATTGAGAAGGATGAAAGGCCAATGTTTCTAAGTGTCATAAGAACAGTCATAACTAAGTTTACAGCTATAAGTACTTTTAGTAATTTCACAATAGTAGTTTGCTTGAAGAGTACATATTCACTTTCCTCTTGTTTCACACTCTCGTTTCTTCTTAAAAGTTTATTCATAGTTATCTTGTAACCTATGTAGATCAAACTTTGACAAAGAAATAAATACAAATAAAAAACAGGAGGATTTTGTGTCCGCCATTCAAATGGGCCCCAAATGTATAGGACTATCAAACCAATGAAATAGATCATTACAATTTTTATAGGTCTATATAGTATATTATTAGTCGTAATATTTCCCTTAATGATCATTTGAATATAGAGCTCCTTTTAACTTCTCAAATCAACTTGCCTAATAGTTCAGCTTGTATTCATGTAATAGAGTTAATTTTTCTTTTCAACCTCTCTTTCCCCTTAACTTTTGCTATTATAAAATACACACTAGGACTGACTAAATATAAAAAGGCGCTTACTTTAACTTTGGTTTGAGAAAAACTCAATAAACTTTTCATATATTTTCGTGTATTAATATCTTTTAAGAAATTCGAAAATGCATTGTAATTAACACTTGCTACTGCCACCTGCCAAATTGTAGACCACACCCATCTGGCAACACCATATTTTTTAAACTCAAGATAAAAAACAGGGTTCTTATCTTGAAAATATTTTTCAAGTGCTTGCATTAACTTCAATCCATCCATTCTTCTTTCATCAACGTAGCTCATTGCAGAACCGTTTCTTATTCGATAAATGTATAACGGTTCACTAGTTAAAGCTATTAGGTCGGATGAAGCGATCATTTTCCAAACCATTTCTAAATCTTCACTATACTTAAATCCATCTGAAAACCTCAAATTATTATCAAGTAGAATGCTTTTTTTTATTAATAAAGACCACACACCTGTTGTAAATTTATTTTCCAAAAATCCATTTAGAGCTTCATTACTGTTCATTATTTTAAGATTGATTGGAGAAGATGATTGATTATTCCCAATTAACACAAATTCCTCCTCCACTGAAGATGTTGCACATATTACCATATCACAATCTTTATTTTCAATAATATCTAGCATACTGCCCAAGTAATTATTTTGAACCAGATCGTCTGAATCAACAAAGCAAATAAATTTTCCATTTGCTTCATCAATCCCCCTATTCCGCGCACTACTGACACCAGCATTGGCCTGACTAATTATAATTATTTTCAATTCTGATTGTTTAATATATCTTTCAACAATTTCTAGAGAACCGTCTGTTGAACCATCATTAATGATAATTATTTCAAACTCTACATTCTTACTTTGAAGTTCAAAAGAATCAAGACAAGCTTCAATGTAATCTTCAACATTATACAGCGGGATAATAACACTAATCATATTTTTCTCCAGATCATATTATTTATAATACTTACATAACTTTGAATTATTTTCACTACTTTAGTTGATACATTATCGTCAACATAGTCTATAGCTAATTTAGTTTTGGCGTTATCACTCAACATTTCAGAACTTAACTCAATACCTTGTAAAATTTCCGTTTCACTGATTCCTCCAACTATTACCGTCCCTTTATCTAATACCTCTGGTCTTTCGGTTGAAGTTCTTAATA
This genomic interval from Paenibacillus sp. FSL H8-0332 contains the following:
- the rfbB gene encoding dTDP-glucose 4,6-dehydratase, whose protein sequence is MNRKKMLVTGGAGFIGGNFVQYMIDKYSDYDVYNLDLLTYAGDLSKHKEIEDRDNYHFIQADIADREAIQSLFEQERFDYVVHFAAESHVDRSITDPAVFVRTNVMGTQVLLEASRAIGVTKFVHVSTDEVYGELDWDPAVFFTEETPLQPNSPYSASKASSDLLVRAYHETFGLPMNITRCSNNYGPYHFPEKLIPLTISKVLNEQKVPVYGDGANIRDWLHVWDHCAAIDLVLHEGVSGEVYNVGGHNERTNLEVVKTIIHTLGKSEDLIEFVADRLGHDKRYAIDPAKLERLGWKPTYTFETGIAQTIQWYTENAQWWEQILSGEYRN
- a CDS encoding LicD family protein — its product is MNKIEVNELKKIQIKILNIFVEFCKENEMDYFLCGGTLIGAVRHQGYIPWDDDIDVALLRADYDKFIKKFNGYNDLFKVHTSDNTSDYPYPFAKISFVKTIIKEFIDEDLKIGVNIDIFPVDILPDKKVDQLKLLNSIRRYRNKLSLKLIRINKNRSFFKNTILLIGKLIYKFEKSSYLSSSINKIAKGYINTNTNSMGVIVWGYGECEVVSNNIFSEVIPMQFEGEYYNVPIGYHEWLTSIYGEYMKLPPKEKQISHHAFEAFWIK
- a CDS encoding glycosyltransferase, translating into MISVIIPLYNVEDYIEACLDSFELQSKNVEFEIIIINDGSTDGSLEIVERYIKQSELKIIIISQANAGVSSARNRGIDEANGKFICFVDSDDLVQNNYLGSMLDIIENKDCDMVICATSSVEEEFVLIGNNQSSSPINLKIMNSNEALNGFLENKFTTGVWSLLIKKSILLDNNLRFSDGFKYSEDLEMVWKMIASSDLIALTSEPLYIYRIRNGSAMSYVDERRMDGLKLMQALEKYFQDKNPVFYLEFKKYGVARWVWSTIWQVAVASVNYNAFSNFLKDINTRKYMKSLLSFSQTKVKVSAFLYLVSPSVYFIIAKVKGKERLKRKINSIT
- a CDS encoding NAD-dependent epimerase/dehydratase family protein; the protein is MLYNNNDYKIDMRTVLQSNIPFEKLDGCNVLITGASGMIGSFLSDILMFCNEERAYNINIFVMGRSEDRLRKRFETHYRNTNFHIIEQDVNLPLLCSDKFDYIIHAASNAYPDLFSKDPVGTIMGNIWGTYNLLEYARRSKLERFLFVSSGEVYGQGAENIIEFLETYSGEVDSTNFRSCYPNGKRAAETLCASYSQQYGLDTIIARPCHIFGPTLTLNDNRASSHFINEVLAGNDIIMKSQGSQLRSYCHVADCVSGILTILLKGENGNAYNIANSKSNITIRELAECIADISGKKVIFKLPDEVEKASFNPVTRSVLNSEKLEKLGWYPEYDLRTGLIRTIKILK
- a CDS encoding oligosaccharide flippase family protein, which translates into the protein MDGVLKRSFKNFKYVFSSQLLVLLLSFIKSLFIPMILTVQGFGFWQIYLFYASYVGIFALGFNDGIYLRYGDYQYEKLPHTRLKIAIQIHSIVIFLFFIIALIFSSLINDPNKQFSMIFVSINIFVLGLNGVFIYVMQITNQMKKYSFFVIFPQIIFVLGTFGMILFRNINFEILIIIDLFAKVVTVIGMMLYCKELWFGRITGLREGLEEYKANVSVGIQLMLAQLMGMLVTGIGRIIVEFFGNIEDYSYYSLGITITNLVLVLISSISMLAYPTLKRLNDKNYPFYYEKINTFLQSFSIIVPVLYFLSSLLIFMYLPKYLPVLKYLNILFGVIILQAKMQLLNNTFYKVLRKETEMMKANISSVLLFTVMAVIAFPLTESVMSIAVCTLIVMAYRCYSTEVYLRRILKLKNYKGIVFEALYIFLFSILTFLLNMKISFILYFCFLVIMVYKNRSLLNRIFKRV
- a CDS encoding IspD/TarI family cytidylyltransferase; amino-acid sequence: MNIALIIAGGSGQRMNQDIPKQFINVRNKPVIIYTLEVFQNHPDLDAIYVVCIDGWHEILRAYAKQFNITKLAGIVSGGETGQASIYNGLVVIKEDFADEDIVLVHDAIRPMVSEEIISDNIAVCRLHGSAVTSISCAEALLETESKVFSNSIYDREKIMRTQTPQAFPLGKLAKVHKEALRRGITNSVASCTLMIELGHQVHFSAGSEKNIKLTTIDDIEIFKALLSTKNSDWLK
- a CDS encoding YdcF family protein: MGKRRKRILFLYLSLLLMVLLLLCAGRFLPVSEAPKQADVIIILSGGGGRVEQGVKLFQKGYAPQLLLSNAKEGAGFAGDMRETALSLGIPESAILTEDAAESTYQNAQFTLPIMQQKGFKSAIVVSSDFHMRRVKFIFDHVYKKSGIELTYIGADSGYNAKAWWSDRYSRETTFNEYIKMIGNAFGYNGPEAKGSLEQIKRWFRSG